The Blautia hydrogenotrophica DSM 10507 genome window below encodes:
- a CDS encoding Tex family protein has protein sequence MDIIQVITGELGVEKWQVEAAVQLIDEGNTIPFISRYRKEVTGSLNDEQLRKLGERLSYLRNLEEKKQQVISSIEDQGKMTDELKAQILAAQTLVVVEDLYRPYRPKRRTRAIIAKEKGLEPLANLIRLQATSVPLEEEAKAYLSEEKEVRTPQEAIAGAMDIIAESISDEANYRMHIRNVTVKKGSVVSVAKDSEAQSVYDSYYDYEEPVSKIAGHRVLALNRGEKEKFLTVKISAPEEEILRYLKKKVILKENPITTPVLEVAVEDAYKRLIAPAIEREVRNDLTEKAEEASIGVFGKNLQQLLMQPPIVGRVVLGWDPAFRTGCKLAVVDSTGKVLDTTVIYPTAPTNEKKIRAAKDKVKEWIETYGISLISIGNGTASRESEQVVVEMLKEIPEKKVQYVITNEAGASVYSASKLATEEFPNFDVGQRSAASIARRLQDPLAELVKIDPKSIGVGQYQHDMNQKKLGEALNGVVEDCVNKVGVDLNTASAPLLEYISGISKVIAKNIVAYREENGSFRNRRELLKVAKLGPKAYEQCAGFTRILGGDNPLDATSVHPESYEAATKLLEKLGYASEDIADGKLTGISRQIKNTKKMAQELGVGEITLEDIVKELEKPARDPRDEMPRPILRTDVLEMKDLEEGMVLKGTVRNVIDFGAFVDIGVHQDGLVHISKMTKRYIKHPLEAVSVGDVVEVKVISVDLQKKRIGLSMILD, from the coding sequence ATGGATATTATTCAGGTAATTACCGGAGAACTAGGCGTAGAGAAATGGCAGGTGGAAGCGGCAGTTCAGCTGATTGATGAGGGAAATACGATTCCGTTTATCTCCCGGTATCGAAAAGAGGTTACAGGTTCGTTGAATGATGAGCAGCTTCGAAAGCTGGGAGAAAGACTGAGTTATCTTCGGAATCTGGAAGAGAAAAAGCAACAGGTGATTTCCAGTATTGAAGATCAGGGTAAGATGACGGATGAGCTTAAAGCACAGATTCTGGCGGCGCAGACTTTGGTAGTTGTGGAAGATCTCTATCGTCCGTATAGACCCAAAAGAAGGACGCGAGCAATTATCGCAAAGGAAAAAGGGTTGGAACCGCTGGCAAATCTCATACGTCTTCAGGCTACCAGTGTTCCTTTGGAAGAAGAGGCAAAAGCATACCTGTCAGAGGAAAAAGAAGTCCGTACTCCTCAGGAGGCGATCGCTGGAGCTATGGACATCATAGCGGAGTCTATCTCAGATGAGGCAAATTACCGAATGCACATTAGAAATGTGACAGTTAAAAAGGGTAGTGTAGTCTCTGTGGCTAAAGATTCAGAGGCACAGTCTGTCTATGATTCTTATTATGATTACGAGGAACCGGTCTCTAAAATAGCGGGACATCGCGTTCTGGCTCTGAATCGAGGCGAGAAAGAGAAATTTCTGACAGTTAAGATCAGTGCTCCGGAGGAAGAGATTCTCCGTTATTTGAAGAAAAAAGTGATTCTGAAGGAAAATCCTATCACGACTCCCGTTTTGGAAGTTGCTGTGGAGGATGCCTATAAACGTCTGATTGCGCCAGCCATTGAGAGGGAAGTCAGAAATGATTTGACCGAGAAGGCAGAAGAGGCGTCCATTGGAGTTTTTGGAAAGAACCTGCAACAGCTTTTGATGCAGCCTCCGATTGTGGGACGTGTCGTGTTGGGCTGGGACCCAGCTTTTCGAACGGGCTGCAAATTAGCTGTGGTGGATTCTACGGGGAAGGTGTTGGACACAACGGTAATCTACCCCACGGCACCTACCAATGAGAAAAAGATCAGGGCTGCGAAGGATAAAGTGAAGGAATGGATTGAAACTTATGGGATTTCATTGATTTCCATTGGTAACGGCACGGCTTCGAGAGAATCTGAGCAGGTAGTTGTAGAGATGCTGAAAGAGATTCCAGAGAAAAAGGTGCAGTATGTAATTACCAACGAAGCCGGAGCTTCAGTGTATTCAGCCAGTAAGCTGGCGACGGAAGAGTTTCCGAATTTTGATGTCGGACAGAGAAGCGCAGCTTCCATCGCTAGACGTCTACAGGACCCGCTGGCAGAACTGGTGAAGATTGACCCGAAGTCCATCGGAGTGGGACAGTATCAGCATGACATGAATCAAAAGAAGTTAGGAGAGGCTTTGAACGGGGTAGTGGAAGACTGTGTGAATAAAGTCGGTGTCGATTTAAACACAGCTTCTGCTCCTCTCCTGGAATATATCTCTGGTATATCTAAGGTTATCGCGAAGAATATTGTAGCTTATCGTGAGGAGAACGGCAGCTTTAGGAACCGTAGAGAGCTGTTAAAGGTGGCAAAGTTGGGACCGAAAGCCTATGAACAGTGTGCAGGTTTTACGAGAATTCTCGGTGGGGATAATCCGCTGGATGCCACCAGCGTACATCCGGAAAGCTATGAGGCTGCTACAAAACTTTTAGAGAAGTTGGGATATGCCTCTGAGGATATCGCGGACGGAAAACTGACGGGGATTTCTAGACAGATCAAGAATACGAAAAAAATGGCGCAGGAACTGGGTGTCGGAGAGATTACTCTGGAAGATATCGTCAAGGAATTGGAAAAGCCGGCCAGGGACCCTCGTGATGAGATGCCGAGACCGATTCTGCGCACGGACGTTTTGGAGATGAAAGACCTGGAAGAAGGGATGGTTCTAAAAGGGACTGTGAGAAATGTCATTGATTTTGGTGCGTTCGTGGACATCGGCGTTCACCAAGATGGTCTGGTGCATATCTCTAAAATGACAAAACGTTATATTAAGCATCCGTTGGAAGCGGTGAGCGTTGGAGATGTGGTGGAGGTTAAAGTGATTTCTGTAGATCTCCAAAAGAAGAGAATCGGTCTTAGCATGATTTTAGATTGA
- a CDS encoding dicarboxylate/amino acid:cation symporter: MKKIFSSLPFKLLLGVVLGILVGQVANVSVMNVVVTVKYILSELINFCVPLIIIGFIAPSITKLGNHASRMLGVALICAYTSSVLAALGSMAAGYGLIPHLSISSAVEGLKELPEVVFQLDIPEIMPVMSALVFSVMIGLAATWTKAVTVTKILEEFQQIVLKVVTKIVIPILPVFIGFTFCALSYEGTITKQLPVFIKVVLIVIVGHFIWMTLLYTVGGIYSKSNPLEVVRNYGPAYLTAVGTMSSAATLAVALKCAKKSEPPLRSDMVDFGIPLFANIHLCGSVLTEVFFVMTVSKILYGDIPSVGTMVLFCFLLGVFAVGAPGVPGGTVMASLGLITGVLGFNDTGTALMLTIFALQDSFGTACNVTGDGALTMILTGYANRHNIEKQENTLEL, from the coding sequence ATGAAGAAAATATTTAGCAGTCTACCGTTTAAGCTGTTACTAGGTGTTGTGCTTGGGATTTTGGTAGGGCAGGTGGCAAATGTCAGCGTTATGAATGTGGTGGTTACGGTCAAATATATTTTGAGCGAGCTGATTAATTTCTGCGTGCCTCTGATTATTATCGGATTTATTGCGCCTTCTATCACAAAATTGGGAAATCACGCGTCTAGAATGTTAGGGGTTGCGCTGATCTGTGCATATACATCTTCTGTGCTGGCTGCGCTGGGGTCTATGGCGGCGGGGTATGGTCTGATTCCGCATCTGTCTATCTCTTCGGCAGTGGAAGGACTGAAGGAACTGCCGGAGGTGGTATTTCAGCTGGATATTCCAGAGATCATGCCGGTGATGAGTGCATTGGTTTTCTCGGTGATGATTGGACTTGCGGCGACTTGGACAAAGGCAGTTACTGTCACAAAAATTCTGGAAGAGTTTCAGCAAATTGTGTTGAAAGTGGTAACTAAGATTGTCATTCCAATTTTGCCGGTGTTTATAGGTTTTACCTTTTGTGCTCTGTCATATGAAGGAACGATCACAAAACAGCTGCCTGTATTTATCAAAGTGGTATTGATTGTGATCGTGGGACATTTTATCTGGATGACGCTTCTGTATACTGTGGGTGGTATCTATTCTAAGAGCAACCCACTAGAGGTGGTGAGAAATTATGGGCCGGCTTATCTAACGGCAGTAGGAACCATGTCGTCTGCGGCGACCCTGGCGGTGGCATTAAAATGTGCGAAGAAATCGGAACCGCCTCTTCGCTCAGATATGGTGGACTTTGGGATTCCTCTGTTTGCGAATATTCATTTGTGTGGTTCCGTGCTGACAGAGGTATTCTTTGTTATGACTGTCTCAAAGATTCTCTATGGAGACATACCGTCTGTAGGGACTATGGTCTTGTTCTGTTTCCTGTTGGGAGTGTTCGCGGTGGGAGCACCGGGTGTTCCGGGAGGAACGGTCATGGCTTCTCTGGGGTTAATCACAGGAGTTCTGGGCTTTAACGATACGGGAACAGCGCTGATGCTTACAATCTTTGCGCTTCAGGATAGTTTTGGAACTGCCTGTAATGTGACTGGGGACGGAGCTCTGACGATGATTTTGACTGGCTATGCCAATAGACATAATATCGAGAAACAGGAGAACACGCTTGAACTATAG
- the hydG gene encoding [FeFe] hydrogenase H-cluster radical SAM maturase HydG encodes MYKYDPKSLCADEFINHEEILETLRYADENKDNVELIDQILEKARPRFTEKGTFCTGLTHREASVLLACTIPEKIQEMYSLAEEIKRAFYGNRIVIFAPLYLSNYCVNGCLYCPYHMKNKHIPRKKLTQEEVKAEVIALQDMGHKRLAIESGEDPKMNPIEYILECIDTIYSIKHKNGAIRRVNVNIAATTVENYRKLKEAGIGTYILFQETYHKESYLTLHPTGPKHDYNYHTEAMDRAMEGGIDDVGLGVLFGLELYRYEFAGLLMHAEHLEAVHGVGPHTISVPRIKRADDIDPSTFDNGIDDDTFAKICALIRIAVPYTGMIISSRETQAVREKVIRLGVSQISGGSRTSVGGYQEEERPTDTEQFDVSDQRTLDEVVHWLMEMGYIPSFCTACYREGRTGDRFMSLCKSGQIQNCCHPNALMTLKEYLVDYASQETKEIGEALIQAELKNIPRERVREICKDHLEKIQEGIRDFRF; translated from the coding sequence ATGTATAAGTATGACCCAAAGTCTCTCTGTGCGGATGAGTTCATCAATCACGAGGAAATATTAGAGACGCTCCGCTACGCAGATGAGAACAAAGACAACGTGGAACTCATTGACCAGATTCTAGAAAAAGCCCGCCCCAGATTTACCGAGAAGGGAACTTTCTGCACAGGGCTGACACATCGCGAGGCATCTGTCCTTCTAGCCTGTACCATTCCTGAAAAAATTCAGGAAATGTATTCTCTGGCAGAGGAAATCAAAAGAGCCTTCTACGGCAACCGGATTGTGATTTTTGCCCCTCTGTATCTCTCCAACTACTGTGTGAATGGCTGTCTCTATTGCCCATATCACATGAAAAACAAACATATTCCGCGAAAAAAGCTGACCCAGGAGGAAGTAAAAGCAGAGGTTATCGCACTTCAGGACATGGGGCACAAACGTCTGGCCATCGAATCCGGGGAAGACCCCAAGATGAACCCCATCGAATACATACTGGAATGCATTGATACAATCTACTCCATCAAACACAAAAACGGCGCTATCCGCCGTGTCAATGTAAATATTGCGGCAACCACCGTAGAAAACTACCGCAAATTAAAAGAAGCCGGAATCGGCACCTACATATTGTTCCAGGAGACCTACCACAAAGAAAGTTATTTGACGCTGCACCCCACAGGACCAAAGCACGATTATAACTATCACACCGAAGCTATGGACCGGGCAATGGAAGGCGGCATTGACGATGTGGGCCTCGGCGTACTGTTTGGCCTGGAGCTGTACCGCTATGAATTTGCAGGCCTGCTGATGCACGCGGAACATCTGGAAGCTGTTCACGGCGTCGGACCGCACACCATCAGCGTTCCCAGAATCAAACGGGCAGACGATATCGACCCATCCACTTTTGACAACGGCATCGACGACGATACCTTTGCCAAAATCTGTGCCTTAATCCGAATCGCAGTTCCCTACACAGGTATGATCATCTCCTCCAGAGAGACCCAGGCTGTCCGGGAAAAAGTTATTCGCCTCGGGGTGTCACAGATCAGCGGCGGTTCCCGTACCTCTGTGGGCGGTTATCAAGAAGAAGAGCGCCCCACCGACACGGAACAGTTCGATGTCTCCGACCAGAGAACCCTGGACGAAGTAGTCCATTGGCTGATGGAGATGGGATATATCCCCTCTTTTTGTACGGCCTGTTATCGGGAAGGCCGCACCGGAGACCGTTTTATGTCCCTGTGCAAATCCGGTCAGATTCAAAACTGCTGCCATCCCAATGCACTGATGACACTCAAAGAATATCTGGTAGATTACGCCAGCCAGGAGACAAAAGAAATCGGCGAAGCTCTTATTCAGGCAGAGCTGAAAAATATCCCAAGAGAACGTGTGAGAGAAATCTGTAAAGACCATCTCGAAAAAATTCAAGAAGGAATACGTGATTTTCGTTTCTGA
- a CDS encoding glycerate kinase type-2 family protein codes for MQKIRNYNALTSHGDVESRKIVLDITEKTLQKLDASQRIKSIMHMDGSILHIGTKSWDLSKKRHVYLLGAGKACNHMAMAVDEILGDYLTKGIAIVKVAEEADIFHRTDVYVGGHPLPNEEGYHACQKILELVDQAGPDDLFLVVISGGSSALMSCPIDGITLDDEIQTTDVMLKSGANIYEINAIRRHISAMNGGMLAKRIQSVGAELIGFGISDAVGTPATSDIGIPYAAYASTPMGPDKTTLDDARKAIRDYNVADRLPKRVVDYLMNAGPECETPKAFPGNTYFLLNTLPDSCIYAKQIAEDMGIPAIILSSFLEGESKDAGSFFASIAREIQAYGNPLPAPCVILSSGEVTTQILDNSLITGHGGPSQELTASFALLATKTKGACMLSIDSEGTDGTTPVAGGITDSTSYAAAQKAGVDIHAALRGHACYEALEKIGDTVFTGNTGTNLCDFNILYIPKVENS; via the coding sequence ATGCAAAAAATTCGTAATTATAACGCCCTCACTTCCCATGGTGATGTGGAATCCAGAAAAATTGTGCTAGACATCACTGAGAAGACCCTCCAAAAATTGGACGCCTCTCAGAGAATCAAAAGCATTATGCACATGGATGGTTCCATTCTCCATATAGGAACAAAGTCCTGGGATCTCTCAAAAAAACGTCACGTCTACCTGCTGGGAGCCGGCAAAGCCTGCAACCACATGGCCATGGCTGTAGATGAAATCCTGGGAGATTATTTGACGAAGGGAATCGCCATCGTAAAGGTAGCTGAGGAGGCTGATATCTTTCACCGCACGGATGTCTACGTAGGCGGCCACCCTCTCCCCAATGAGGAAGGTTATCATGCCTGCCAGAAAATTCTGGAACTGGTAGACCAAGCAGGACCCGACGACTTATTCTTAGTCGTCATAAGCGGCGGGAGTTCTGCTCTCATGAGCTGCCCTATTGATGGCATCACTCTCGACGATGAAATTCAGACTACAGATGTGATGTTAAAATCGGGCGCCAACATCTACGAAATCAACGCGATACGCCGCCATATTTCGGCTATGAACGGCGGAATGCTGGCCAAACGTATTCAATCCGTAGGTGCAGAACTGATCGGTTTCGGAATCAGTGATGCTGTGGGAACCCCTGCGACCTCGGATATTGGAATTCCCTACGCTGCTTATGCCAGCACGCCTATGGGTCCTGATAAGACCACCCTGGACGATGCTCGAAAAGCAATCCGAGACTACAATGTGGCAGACCGTCTACCCAAAAGAGTCGTTGATTATCTGATGAACGCTGGCCCTGAATGCGAAACACCAAAGGCGTTCCCAGGCAATACTTACTTTCTCTTAAATACATTGCCCGACTCTTGTATCTACGCAAAACAGATCGCGGAGGACATGGGTATTCCCGCTATCATTCTCTCTTCTTTTTTAGAAGGAGAGAGTAAAGACGCTGGCTCTTTCTTTGCGTCTATAGCCAGAGAAATTCAAGCCTACGGAAATCCCCTACCCGCCCCCTGCGTAATTCTCAGCTCCGGCGAGGTAACCACCCAGATTCTGGATAACAGTCTAATCACTGGTCACGGAGGTCCATCTCAGGAGTTGACCGCCAGTTTCGCACTCCTAGCCACTAAGACTAAAGGAGCATGTATGCTCTCCATCGATTCTGAGGGAACAGATGGGACTACTCCTGTGGCCGGCGGTATCACAGATTCCACCAGCTACGCTGCGGCTCAAAAAGCAGGCGTGGATATCCATGCAGCTCTGCGCGGCCATGCCTGCTATGAAGCCTTAGAAAAAATCGGAGACACCGTCTTTACAGGAAACACTGGAACAAATCTGTGTGATTTCAATATTCTCTACATCCCTAAGGTAGAGAATTCATAA
- a CDS encoding cofactor-independent phosphoglycerate mutase yields MKYVVVLGDGMADEPIEELGGKTPLEAAKTPVMDELAKMSEIGMVRTIPEGMSPGSDTANLSVLGYNPRKYYTGRSPLEALSIGVDMKDTDVVYRCNIVTLTEEDCPYEQQKIVDHSSGEISTEDAKILMDAVCKELENDTYKFYVGTSYRHCMVWENGQVLELVPPHDVLTQVIGQHLPEDPILRRMQERSYEILKNHPLNLERKAKGLNPANSFWFWGAGTRPALDAFEDIYHKKGVMISAVDLLKGIAVGAKMDRKIVEGANGGLHTNYEGKAQAAVDALTKEDYDFAYIHVEAPDEMGHQGSVERKIQAIENLDQRVIKIVKEGLDASGEDYRMLVMPDHPTPIRLRTHVSDPVPYMLYDSSRKRKETWNYNEREAQAGGIQKGHGWDMMSYLLS; encoded by the coding sequence ATGAAATATGTGGTAGTATTGGGAGATGGCATGGCGGATGAGCCTATTGAGGAACTAGGAGGAAAGACGCCTCTAGAGGCAGCGAAAACTCCGGTGATGGATGAGCTGGCAAAAATGTCTGAGATTGGGATGGTACGTACTATCCCAGAGGGCATGAGTCCTGGAAGTGATACGGCGAACTTGTCGGTGTTAGGCTATAACCCGAGGAAGTATTACACGGGGCGTTCTCCGCTGGAGGCATTAAGTATCGGTGTGGATATGAAGGATACAGATGTAGTCTACCGGTGTAATATTGTGACGCTGACGGAAGAAGATTGCCCTTATGAGCAGCAGAAGATTGTAGATCACAGTTCAGGAGAGATCAGTACGGAGGACGCGAAAATTCTGATGGATGCCGTTTGCAAAGAGCTGGAAAATGATACCTATAAGTTTTATGTGGGAACCAGTTACCGTCACTGTATGGTATGGGAGAATGGCCAGGTTCTGGAATTGGTGCCTCCGCACGATGTATTGACACAGGTGATTGGCCAGCATCTGCCTGAAGACCCGATTCTGCGCAGAATGCAGGAGAGAAGCTATGAAATCTTGAAAAACCATCCACTGAACCTAGAACGCAAAGCAAAGGGATTGAACCCGGCGAACAGCTTCTGGTTCTGGGGCGCGGGCACGAGGCCGGCGCTGGATGCCTTTGAAGATATCTACCACAAAAAAGGAGTTATGATTTCGGCGGTCGATCTGTTGAAGGGGATTGCCGTGGGAGCAAAGATGGACCGGAAAATCGTGGAGGGAGCTAATGGTGGCCTTCACACGAATTATGAGGGTAAGGCCCAGGCGGCAGTAGATGCTCTGACGAAGGAAGACTACGATTTTGCCTATATCCATGTGGAGGCGCCGGATGAGATGGGGCACCAGGGAAGCGTGGAGAGAAAGATTCAGGCCATTGAGAATCTGGACCAGAGAGTCATCAAGATTGTGAAGGAGGGCTTGGATGCCAGCGGTGAAGATTATCGGATGCTGGTGATGCCCGATCACCCGACGCCTATCCGTCTGCGCACGCATGTGTCAGACCCGGTTCCATATATGCTCTATGACAGCAGCAGGAAGAGAAAAGAGACTTGGAATTACAATGAAAGAGAGGCCCAGGCAGGAGGAATTCAAAAGGGACATGGCTGGGATATGATGAGTTATCTGCTGTCATGA
- a CDS encoding DUF975 family protein, with protein MKKSNRELKMMARNALRGNYTIPIIANILISALSMAFGSLTTVLFPTNTTLSWIMSQIFSFAVSVILSLFTAGLIYMYLNISRGLPYSFSDLTRMFSRNPDRVLIVGFVLALINLLTTIPSLLVNYIYLNEEALNGSTEALLQALYLTFAVILLGLFLYMILTIPLSMSYYLLADQERLSAKEAMSLSFQLMRGNWWRYLKLQLSFIPLYILSVFTCYIALLWIIPYLGMAETFFYRELIDDLHLQQNSTDIPQIFRENNDYNSEA; from the coding sequence ATGAAAAAATCTAATAGAGAACTAAAAATGATGGCTAGAAATGCCCTCCGGGGCAACTATACCATCCCCATCATCGCAAATATTTTGATTAGCGCACTCAGTATGGCCTTTGGCTCATTGACAACCGTACTTTTCCCCACGAACACAACTTTGTCATGGATTATGAGTCAGATATTTTCTTTCGCCGTCTCCGTGATACTGTCTCTATTCACTGCCGGATTGATATATATGTATCTAAACATTTCCAGGGGATTGCCCTACAGCTTTTCCGATCTGACACGCATGTTTTCACGGAATCCTGACCGTGTGCTGATCGTGGGATTCGTGCTGGCACTGATTAATCTGCTCACCACAATTCCCTCACTTTTAGTAAATTATATCTATCTAAACGAGGAAGCCCTAAATGGTAGCACAGAAGCTCTTCTACAAGCTCTATATCTTACTTTTGCTGTGATTTTGCTTGGCCTTTTCCTCTACATGATTCTCACAATACCTCTGTCTATGTCCTATTACCTCTTGGCTGACCAGGAACGCCTCTCGGCCAAAGAAGCAATGAGCCTCAGTTTTCAGCTGATGAGAGGAAACTGGTGGAGATACTTAAAGCTTCAGTTAAGCTTTATTCCTCTGTATATTTTATCCGTCTTCACCTGTTATATCGCACTACTGTGGATTATCCCGTACTTGGGAATGGCAGAGACATTTTTCTATCGAGAGCTAATCGACGATTTGCATCTGCAACAAAACAGCACGGACATCCCCCAGATATTCAGGGAAAACAATGATTACAATTCCGAAGCTTAA
- the eno gene encoding phosphopyruvate hydratase: MSSKIQSVHARQIIDCKCRPMVEVDVITEDGSIGTGCAPTGSSVGMYESYVLRDNDPKEYHGLSVHKAVDNVNRKIAPTLVGMDVHDLAAIDHKMIDLDGTKDKHHLGGNAIYSVSIAAVRAAAANSCMPLYRYLAQKDIETVPVPSFNIVNGGHYATLTQPFNEFIITPYGAKDIYQAVEMGVNTFQELEKVITKYLGGTKPEVAPSYGYAAPSEDPEVILELIQEAIDLCGYTGKIGFAFDCASSEMYDKDSNTYLLKGKRISADELIAYAKKLTEKFNFVFIEDLLDENDWESYPKAHQEITRTILLGDDFIVTNIDRLKRAYELQAIDGFILKPNQVGTITEALDTYQFAKEHGMFATPSGRSGGVVGDVVMDLAVGLGIPFIKNGAPRSGERIDKLNFLMRACDTSPGCRLADITPLLRF; this comes from the coding sequence ATGAGTTCTAAAATTCAATCTGTACACGCCCGTCAGATTATTGACTGTAAATGTCGTCCCATGGTGGAGGTGGATGTTATCACAGAAGACGGCTCCATAGGGACCGGCTGTGCCCCCACCGGTTCCTCTGTGGGAATGTATGAATCCTATGTATTAAGAGACAACGACCCAAAGGAATACCACGGTCTTAGTGTTCACAAGGCTGTGGACAATGTAAATCGGAAGATTGCCCCAACTCTGGTCGGCATGGACGTACACGACCTAGCCGCCATAGATCATAAGATGATCGACCTGGACGGTACAAAAGACAAACACCATTTGGGTGGTAACGCAATCTACTCAGTATCTATTGCAGCCGTCCGCGCAGCAGCCGCGAATAGCTGTATGCCTCTTTACAGATATCTGGCTCAAAAAGACATTGAGACCGTACCTGTTCCCAGCTTCAACATTGTAAATGGAGGCCACTACGCCACATTGACCCAACCTTTCAACGAATTTATCATCACCCCATACGGGGCTAAAGATATCTATCAAGCTGTAGAAATGGGCGTGAACACATTCCAGGAATTGGAGAAAGTCATCACCAAATATCTGGGCGGTACGAAACCAGAAGTCGCTCCATCCTATGGCTATGCCGCTCCTTCTGAAGACCCGGAAGTCATTCTGGAACTGATTCAGGAGGCAATCGACCTCTGTGGCTACACCGGTAAAATTGGTTTTGCCTTTGACTGCGCCTCCAGCGAGATGTATGACAAAGACTCCAACACTTACCTTTTAAAAGGAAAGCGCATATCCGCTGACGAGCTGATCGCCTATGCTAAGAAACTCACAGAAAAATTCAACTTTGTCTTCATCGAAGATCTGCTGGATGAAAATGACTGGGAGTCCTATCCAAAAGCTCATCAGGAAATTACTCGCACCATTCTGTTGGGAGACGATTTCATTGTCACAAATATCGACCGCCTAAAACGCGCATATGAACTTCAGGCCATCGACGGTTTCATCCTGAAGCCAAACCAAGTAGGAACCATCACAGAAGCTTTGGATACCTACCAATTCGCAAAAGAACACGGTATGTTCGCTACCCCTTCAGGGCGCTCCGGAGGTGTAGTCGGAGATGTGGTTATGGATTTAGCGGTGGGTCTAGGCATTCCGTTCATCAAAAATGGAGCCCCCCGTTCCGGCGAGAGAATCGACAAACTAAATTTCCTGATGCGCGCCTGTGACACAAGTCCTGGCTGCCGACTTGCAGATATTACACCTTTACTGCGCTTTTAA
- a CDS encoding homoserine dehydrogenase, with protein MIQVAILGYGTVGSGVYEVLKTNRDSIKEKTGDEIHVKYVLDLRDFPGDPVEEVLVHDYEKIISDPDVDIVVEVMGGVEPAHTFAKRALEAGKSVATSNKAMVAQCGVELSKIAREKNINFLFEASCGGGIPIIRPLNNALTAEVIDEITGILNGTTNYMLYKMSTEGCDFDEVLKEAQEKGYAEADPTADIEGHDVCRKIAILSSLAYGKFVDFQEIPTEGITKITAMDMKYAKELGMTVKLLGTSRKVGDQVYAQVAPYLVGPSSQLYSVNDVFNGIFVHGNMLGDAMFYGSGAGKLPTASAVVADIIEEAKNLNKNVMYGLSEEKMDLMSVDNVEERYFVRHQGTEKDVEAVFGNVEQVVEGIVDGEIGFITWKMTYGEFQKKVEELGKVAQTIRVKD; from the coding sequence AAAAACCGGAGATGAGATTCATGTCAAATATGTACTGGATTTAAGAGATTTTCCAGGGGATCCGGTAGAGGAAGTATTGGTACATGATTATGAAAAGATTATCAGCGACCCAGACGTGGATATTGTAGTGGAGGTGATGGGCGGTGTTGAGCCTGCGCACACTTTTGCGAAGCGTGCGTTAGAGGCGGGTAAATCGGTGGCCACCTCTAACAAAGCGATGGTTGCTCAGTGCGGTGTTGAGCTGTCTAAGATTGCCAGAGAGAAGAACATTAACTTCTTATTTGAGGCTAGCTGTGGAGGCGGAATTCCGATTATCCGGCCGTTGAACAATGCACTGACAGCAGAGGTGATTGATGAAATTACGGGTATCTTGAACGGAACGACAAACTACATGCTCTATAAGATGAGTACTGAGGGGTGTGATTTCGATGAGGTACTGAAAGAGGCTCAGGAAAAGGGCTATGCGGAAGCAGACCCGACGGCGGATATCGAAGGCCATGACGTATGCCGTAAGATCGCGATTTTATCGTCTTTGGCCTATGGAAAGTTCGTGGATTTTCAGGAGATTCCCACGGAAGGAATTACGAAGATCACTGCGATGGATATGAAGTATGCGAAAGAGTTGGGGATGACAGTGAAGTTGTTGGGAACCAGCCGTAAAGTAGGAGATCAGGTGTATGCACAGGTGGCCCCGTACCTGGTGGGTCCATCCAGTCAGCTTTACAGTGTGAACGATGTTTTCAATGGCATTTTTGTGCATGGTAATATGCTGGGAGACGCGATGTTCTATGGAAGCGGGGCAGGAAAATTGCCGACAGCCAGTGCTGTTGTGGCGGATATCATTGAGGAGGCCAAAAACCTGAATAAAAATGTGATGTATGGCCTGAGTGAAGAAAAAATGGACCTGATGAGTGTAGATAATGTTGAAGAACGCTATTTTGTGCGGCATCAGGGAACAGAAAAAGATGTCGAGGCTGTTTTTGGAAATGTGGAGCAGGTGGTAGAAGGTATCGTTGACGGTGAGATTGGATTTATTACTTGGAAAATGACTTACGGAGAGTTTCAGAAGAAGGTGGAGGAACTGGGCAAGGTTGCTCAGACAATCCGTGTAAAAGATTGA